AATCCAGACCGGGAATCCTCCACTGGCGCTGGTGCCCGGCCAGGCTCCTGGGCCGTGCTGCCCATGCCCCCTATAGGGAGTAGCTGGAGAATTGTCCCTGAGGCAACCCCCATCACAAGTACGGCCGCCACTGCCGCCACTGCCACCAGTGCCTTGTGCCTTGAACCGGACCAGAGGGCGAAAACCTTGTGAAGTCCTGCCTGGCGGCCTGAAGACTCCAGGGCCTTGGCTAGACTCTCGTGGAAATCGGGGGGAGGATCCTCCATTCCCAGATCCCGGCATGCCGTGACTAAGGTCTCCATCTCCTTGAGTTCTCTTCGACAGGATTCGCAGCCGCGAAGGTGCTCTCTAAAGCACTCGATCTCAGTCTCGCTCATCTCACCGTCAAGATATGAGGAAATATCACCGGGCAGTTCCTGGCATTTCACTTTCCACCCCCCTTTCACCCCTTGTGACGCTGGCAGGTGCAAAAAGTTCCGACGAACTCAGCGCCCGCCTCAGTGAGCCACGGGCTCGGTTCAGCCGGGACTTCACTGTCCCTAGGGAGCAGTTGAGTATGGTGGATATCTCATCGTAGGAAAGCCCGTGGATGTCTCGAAGAAGGATGACTATGCGATGCTCAGGTTGGAGTGACTCGATACTCGCCCTGACCGCATCTTGGACCTCCCTTCGCTCCGCCATCTCTTCCGGGCCGTCCCCGGGGTCCGCCACTTGCCTTCCGGCTTGGCCCTCGCATGTTGTCACTGGCTTGTCAAGACTGGTTACGGCCACCCTGTGGCGCTTCCTCAGCTGGTCCAGGCACACGTTAGAGGCTATCCTGTAGAGCCACGTTGAGAAACTGCAGTCTCCCCGGAAATCCCTGAGTGACGTAAAGGCCTTGAGAAAGGCCTCCTGGGCCACATCCATGGCATCTTCAGGGCTACCGGTCATCCTGAGTGCCAGGTTGTAGATGCGTTTCTCATGCGCGGAAACCAAGAGTGAAAAGGCGCTGGGCTCTCCCTTCCGCGCCCTTCTGACGAGAACCTCGTCCTCCTCCCGCAAGGGGCTCCCTCCCTTCCGTCACTAGCCCGGACCAAGGCAACTTGAGGAGTCCACGAATTACTTGACGCCTGTACGGCTGGAATGTTCCCTTCGTCACGTAGGGGATTCTCTGCTGAGAATGCGATTCCTCCATGCCAAGACCAGGGGGTACTTCCCAGGGCTACCAGGGAGCAGCTGTTCCTATGGCGCAAAACGTAGGCCTTGGCCTCACTGGCGGGTGAGGCCAGTATTTCCTGGAGCAGTGCCGGAGGGGGCAGCCAGAACCCTGATTCCAGGAGAACTAAGGCAATGTCCCCAGCACTCAGGGGCTGCCGGTCATACACGTCCGGGTAGAGTGTTAGGGTGGGGATGCCAAAGGCACCCTTCACCTCCAGGCGATCGTACCTTATGGACACCTCCGTTCCCACCTGTACCCGCCGGAAGAGGCTCTCAACGTCCTCATTGCGCATCCTGACACAGCCCTTGGAAACGGCGCGCCCAATGGAACTGGGTGAGATGGTGCCGTGGATCCCGTACAGAGGCAGATCCAGCCCCATCCACCGGGTTCCCAGGGGATTGGCCGGACCCGGGGGCACCGGCGCTGCCCCGGGCTCCGGGATCCACCACGGGTCGACCTGCTTTGTCACCAGCGTGAACTCACCTACGGGGGTTGGGGTTGCGGGCTTCCCTATGGCCACCGGGTAGGAGTACAGTTCCCTCTCGCCTTGATAGACACGGAGGGTGAGCGCGGGCAGGTTCAGCACAAGCCGGGTAGGCTCGTTACGGGGTGCACCCCTCGTGGAAGGCGCGCAGAATGCCAGGAAAAGACACATGATGGCCGCTACAGCCAGTCCTCTCCGGGACATCAATAAACCTCCAGACTATCCATCGCTTGCCAACTGGCCCCGATGGGTGTTCCTGTGGTACTATATCTATGCGTGGCAGGAAGAATCTGGCCAGTCCAAATCTGAGGTTGGGAGGAGCATCAATGAAGCCGAAGACCAACGCACCCGTCAAGGCGCCCGCAGCCTTGACCCTCGTCGCCCTTCTCGTCTACCTGGCACTTCTCGCTAATTCCTCTTGGGTTTTCGGCTTGTTCCTAACAGGCGGCGAAACCATCCAGACCCCGGAACCGGATAAGGCCATTGAACCGCCTCCCGCCCCCGCAGACCCTGAACCGGAGCCTGGTCCTCCACCAGTGACTCGAGTTCCCGTGGAGGTTCGAGGGATATACATGACGGCCTACTCCGCGTCCTCGCCCGAGACGGTCAGCAAACTGATAAGGCTTGTAGAAGAAACCGATCTGAACGCGATCGTCATCGATTTCAAGGACAACACGGGATACATAAGCTATCCCGTGAGCACCCAGGCAGCCCTGGAGATGAATGCTATTCGCAGGGGCCACCCGGACCTCCCATCCCTCCTTGAAGACCTGGAGTCAAAGGGCATATTCGCCATTGCCCGCATAGTTGTTTTCCAGGACCCCGTGGCTGCCCAGGCCAAGCCCGAGTGGGCCATACGCACATCCCGAGGGGAACCTTGGAGGGACGCAGCCGGGTACTACTGGCTAAACCCCTACTCCCAGGAAGCCTGGGAGTACATCGTGGATATCTCTAAGGAAGCAGCCCTCCTGGGATTTAAGGAGATCCAGTATGACTACGTGCGTTTCCCAGATTCCAGGGCTCGCTCCGGGGCTCCAGCGGTACTGGACAACCCCCTGGGAATGGGACGGGTGGAGGCCATCAATGCCTTCCTTGACTATGCGTATGAGGAACTCCAGCTGTATGATGTGTCTGTCTCCGCGGACATCTTCGGGTTCACTACCAGTGCCTCTGATGACATGGGGATTGGCCAGGACTTCTCCAGTATAGTAAAGCGGGTTGACTATGTCTGTCCCATGATTTACCCGTCTCACTACTACGATTCCGGGATATACGGTCTGGCGGACCCTGAAGCGGACCCCTATCGCGTTGTCAGGAGAGCCTTGGAGGACGCCTGGAAACGCATGGGGGGCGCAAGAGCCATAATGCGGCCTTGGCTCCAGGATTTCAGCCTGAGGCACCGCTACGGCGTAGTGGAGGTGGAGGCACAGATCAGGGCTGCACATGAGCTCGGGGTAACAGAATGGATCCTATGGAATCCCGCCAATGTGTACACCCGCCCCGTTGACTACATGGTTGCCTACGGTACCGGCTCTCCGCCGGCGGTGCCAAGTGTCCAGGAGGGACCCTATGAACCCAATGAACTCGGGCGGGTGATGATCCTGGAATACCACGAGGTGGGACCAGAGGAGAAACGCTGGGCCAGGACTTACCAGAACTTCCGGAGTGACCTGGAGACACTCTATGAAGAGGGATACAGGCTTGTGAGCCTTAGAGACTACCTTGACGGCACCATAGGCCTGCCAAAGGGTTACTCTCCAGTGATCCTCACCTTCGATGATTCCACACCAGGGCAGTTTCGTTACCTGGAGGAAGAGGACACACTCCTAATAGATCCCCAGTGCGCCGTAGGCATCCTCGAGGAGTTCTACAGGGAGCACCCGGAGTTCGGGCTGGAAGCGACCTTTTACGTGCTCCTGCCTCACCCGTTTGGGCAACCCGCCCTTGCCGATGAGAAACTGCGCTATATACTCGAGGTAGGAATGGACCTGGGAAACCACACCTGGAACCACTCGGACCTGAGGGGCCTGAGTTCATCGGAGGTGTCCCGCCAGCTGGCGTTGCCCGTCAAGCACGTCTACGAAGTCACCGGCGGCTATACTGTGGATACGCTATCCCTCCCCTACGGATCGTATCCCATCAATATCGAAGCGCTGGCCCGCGGTGAATACGAGGAGACAGCATATACTAACAAGGGTGTGCTCCTGGTGGGTGCAGGGCCTGCGCCCTCTCCCTACAGCCTGGCCTTTGACCCGCTCAGGCTGCCTAGGATCCAGGCCATACAGTCCGAGCTGGACAAGTGGATGGATCACTTTCGTGAGAACCCAGAAGACCGCTACGTGTCTGACGGGAATGCGGACGTGGTGACCTTCCCGTCATCGCAGGCGGGCCGACTCGATGCCCAAGCAACGGGAAGAAGGAAAACGGCAGCCTATTGACATTTCGTGAAGGTTCGTGATGCAAGCCGGTTTGTTGACACAGTGGTTTTCGAGTGCTAACATACAGATTGTAGTAGCCGAGGTGGCGGAACTGGCAGACGCGCGCGACTCAAAATCGTGTGGAGTAGCCCTCCATGAGGGTTCGATTCCCTCCCTCGGCACCAGTATAATATGCAAAAAGAAAGGCCGGGCGGTCCGCTCGGCTTTCGCTATATATGTATGCGCTACGTGGAGGGGTTTAACAGCATAATCCAATGACGAGTTGTGATGTTGGTTGGAAATAAGACCGAGAACCTCCCGTTTTTGGCTATGCCGCTTCAACCGGGCAAAAGCGGTAGCAAGACTCTAACCTGGCACACATAGGGTAAGTGGAAGGAGTTTCCTCCTCCGACTCCCCGCCAAACCGTACGTGCGGATTTCTCGCATACGGCTTTCCTTGAGCGTAACCCCATCACGGGGAGCTAGAAGCCTTGCCGCAAAGGAAGGTAACAATCGTCGAGTAGCGAAATGAGGCTCAGCTGTTGGAGGTACGCATTGGGGATACGCCAGTTCCATACCGGCTGGGCCTTCTTTCGAAAGGCCGTACTGCGCACCCTCATGCGAATCCACTGGTCCTCGCGGGTCCTCCGCTTGGAGTTTACCCTTAGCATTGAAGAGCAGGTTCCCGCGTTCCTAGCCGAAGCCTGTGCCCCGTGTAGTTTGGCAGAATAGGGGTACCGGATCTGGGGGAAGTGGTTGCAGAGCGGAAGTAGTTGGCAAGCCTCGCCAGTTTGCTAAGATTCTTTCAGTATCTCTAGCTGCTGGGGAGGTGCTTGTTATGCAGATCGTATGGGACTTTGAAGTTGGTGTTGAGGAATACGCCCAGGAGTTCATGTGCGTAGTGTTTTCCGATGCTTCCGGAGTGCCCGTGCTGTGGTGCGGGGGTTCGGTTGGAACGGCACGGGTACTACTTCCGCAATGTGCTTACCAAGGCAGGGGAATACCGCGTGGCCATTGCCAGGTACTTGTGCAGGTCCTGCCACCGGACGGTTTCCCTGGTACCGTGCTTTCTACTGCCCTACTTTCAGCGCACCAAGGAGGTGATCCTAGAGAGCCTGCGTGGCGCTCAGTGTCAAGCCGCAGGAGAGGTGTAAGGAGAAACGCACCACACCGCGCAGGGCGTCTCTCCTTTACATCCCTTCCCCATGTTGTCGATGTGCCAGGTACGCCCACTCACTCAAGCGGGCTCTCACGGCATGCCGTTGCCCACGGAACTTCCCAGCCCGTCAATGGGTTGCCTCTGAGTCGCTGTCACCGCTTGATCACCCGTCCTGCACGCTCCCGGTAGAGTGTGTACTCCCTGATGAGATTTTCGCTGGGCTTCATGCCGTGGGAGACCAGATACTCTTCCGCCTCTTTCCGCGTTCGGGCCATGGCTTCCGTAATGGCGTCATCACTGCCGATCCCCCCTGCGCTCTCCCCCTTGTTGGGTCCTTCTGATCTGGGATGAGACAACGACTCAGCCGCTGGGGGCCACCTGGTGAATTGGGGTATTGGCTTGAGGGAGGAGCCCCTCCAGGCACCCCCCGAAGGCCTCTTGCCTCCACCAATCTGGCCTGACTGCACCCGATATCTCTCAGGCCCAAGGTCAGACCGGCTCGACGCCAAGGAATAGGTTCGATGCCTGTGTGGCGTCTTGATATGAGCCTGGGAAGAGGAGGCCGTCTCCTCAGCACATATCTGCCTGGCAAACTCGAGGGCCCCTCCGTGAAGGGGTGGCTCATCGAAATAGATGAGGGCTCCTAGGACCATCATAAGTGCCAACGTTTCCAGCACAAGGTGCGCCATGCCATTCATCAGAGGCACGGCGATCAGGGCAGCTGGCGCCGAAGTGTTCTGTAGAGCCAGGGCGATCGTCCGTTTCAGTTCGGCAGGTAGTCCCCAGGTGCCGCAGAACCGCATGTCACACGCCCCCCACCCGCGGCTGGCGGTTACCAGACTGAGGGCGAGGTCTCTACTCTTGAAGGGCATGTGCCACCAAGGATAGCCTATGGCTGGCCCACTGTTGACGAGCGCGGTATGCCCCTCAGCCACCATAATGCACAGATCCCATGAGCCCGGCTCTGGGTTGTAGCTGTCGGGAGTAACCTCAACCACCCTTGTCTCGGCACCGGACATCCAAAGAAGCCTTTCTGCGTTCCTCACCTGCGTGCTCATGGCAGATCGAAGGACCTTCTCCCCCACAGTCTCCGAGACCACCTGCAATAGACACCGCCTTCCGACCAACGGGGGGTAGACAGAGAAAACCCCACCGGCCTTGTCTTCTCGGAAGGGAATGCCTAGCAGCTGACACACTGCCTGGAAGGATTCCGAATCCGGAAAACGAATGGTCTTGGAGCCAACTTCCTCATTGCTGATCAGCAGACGCACGATGCTCTCCCCTTACTCCCAAGAATCCACCCTGTCAGTTCAGCGTATTCGCCTGACCGCTGCCGTGTCCCCTGGTACCAGAAGGACCCTTACTGCTGTCCCTGCAGCTTGCCGATGGCCTCCCGCACCTGCTGAACCACCCTCTCTGCAGGAACCCACCAGCCCTGTGAGGCCACCTCACCTTCCACCGTGACAACCGGAAGATCCAGTTTCCGTGCGTTTCTGAGTCTGACGATGGCTTCGGGAACCGCCTTATCGCCGATATCCAGGTACAAACATTCTACACTATCTCCCAGGCTCTTACGAATGTGGGCACAATAGCCCTTGGCAACGTCCGAAATGTAACGTGGCTTGCAGCAACCGATTCGCCGTTCAGCACCTATGCACCTGACTCTAAACACGTTGACCCTTCCTCTCGCTGGGTGTGTGGTGTCAGTCTATGCCAGATGAGACACTTATGTTAAGATGACTATCAGTTTTGTTCAGGAAACTCTTTCCTCCTGCTAGTACTGTGGTAGAATATAGCGAACACTAGTTCGCTGGCGGTGAGAATCCC
This DNA window, taken from Bacillota bacterium, encodes the following:
- a CDS encoding DUF6431 domain-containing protein, with protein sequence MLPECPCCGAGVRLERHGYYFRNVLTKAGEYRVAIARYLCRSCHRTVSLVPCFLLPYFQRTKEVILESLRGAQCQAAGEV
- a CDS encoding sigma-70 family RNA polymerase sigma factor, with product MTGSPEDAMDVAQEAFLKAFTSLRDFRGDCSFSTWLYRIASNVCLDQLRKRHRVAVTSLDKPVTTCEGQAGRQVADPGDGPEEMAERREVQDAVRASIESLQPEHRIVILLRDIHGLSYDEISTILNCSLGTVKSRLNRARGSLRRALSSSELFAPASVTRGERGVESEMPGTAR
- a CDS encoding putative glycoside hydrolase; protein product: MKPKTNAPVKAPAALTLVALLVYLALLANSSWVFGLFLTGGETIQTPEPDKAIEPPPAPADPEPEPGPPPVTRVPVEVRGIYMTAYSASSPETVSKLIRLVEETDLNAIVIDFKDNTGYISYPVSTQAALEMNAIRRGHPDLPSLLEDLESKGIFAIARIVVFQDPVAAQAKPEWAIRTSRGEPWRDAAGYYWLNPYSQEAWEYIVDISKEAALLGFKEIQYDYVRFPDSRARSGAPAVLDNPLGMGRVEAINAFLDYAYEELQLYDVSVSADIFGFTTSASDDMGIGQDFSSIVKRVDYVCPMIYPSHYYDSGIYGLADPEADPYRVVRRALEDAWKRMGGARAIMRPWLQDFSLRHRYGVVEVEAQIRAAHELGVTEWILWNPANVYTRPVDYMVAYGTGSPPAVPSVQEGPYEPNELGRVMILEYHEVGPEEKRWARTYQNFRSDLETLYEEGYRLVSLRDYLDGTIGLPKGYSPVILTFDDSTPGQFRYLEEEDTLLIDPQCAVGILEEFYREHPEFGLEATFYVLLPHPFGQPALADEKLRYILEVGMDLGNHTWNHSDLRGLSSSEVSRQLALPVKHVYEVTGGYTVDTLSLPYGSYPINIEALARGEYEETAYTNKGVLLVGAGPAPSPYSLAFDPLRLPRIQAIQSELDKWMDHFRENPEDRYVSDGNADVVTFPSSQAGRLDAQATGRRKTAAY
- a CDS encoding L,D-transpeptidase yields the protein MSRRGLAVAAIMCLFLAFCAPSTRGAPRNEPTRLVLNLPALTLRVYQGERELYSYPVAIGKPATPTPVGEFTLVTKQVDPWWIPEPGAAPVPPGPANPLGTRWMGLDLPLYGIHGTISPSSIGRAVSKGCVRMRNEDVESLFRRVQVGTEVSIRYDRLEVKGAFGIPTLTLYPDVYDRQPLSAGDIALVLLESGFWLPPPALLQEILASPASEAKAYVLRHRNSCSLVALGSTPWSWHGGIAFSAENPLRDEGNIPAVQASSNSWTPQVALVRASDGREGAPCGRRTRFSSEGRGRESPAPFHSWFPRMRNASTTWHSG